AGGCCATGGTATCGTCGCCGAACATTTCAGCCTTCAAGCTCGCGTTGATCGTGGCATTCGCGCTGCTTTGGACTGGGCCCGTGGCCGCGTCCCAACGGGTCGCCCTGGTCATCGGCAACAGCGCGTACATGCGCATTGCCGCCCTCGACAGCCCCGTGAACGACGCGACCCTGATGTCGGCGGCCCTCCGAAGAGTCGGCTTCGACGTCATCGACGGGACCAACCTGACCAAGGAGGCGATGGAGTCGGCCATCATCGACTTCGGCCGGCGCCTGCGCGGGGCGGGACCCCACGCCCAGGGGCTGTTCTACTACTCCGGACACGGAGTTCAGTCGCGCGGCGTCAACTACCTGATCCCCCTGGATGCGCCCATCACCCAGGAAAGCCACCTCGCCATCAAGGCGGTGCCCGCGTGGTGGGTGCTGGACCAGATGGACGACGCGCAGAACCGGCTGAACCTCGTGGTGCTGGATGCCTGCCGCAACAATCCTTTCAAGGTCGGTACGGACAAGAACCCCATCGGTCGGGGCGGGTTGCAGGTGATCGACGCCCCCACCGGCACCTTGATCGCCTACGCCGCGGCGCCGGGCAAGGTTGCCTATGACGGGCGCGGGGTGAACTCGATCTACTCGCCGTTTACCCAGGCGTTTGTCGAGGCCATGGAACTTCCCGACCTGCAGGTGGAGGATGTCCTCAAGCGGGTGCGAAAGACCGTGCGGGAACGGACGGAGAACCGCCAGCAGCCGTGGTGGGCAAGCTCGCTGGAGGGGCGTTTCGCCTTTCGCGTCGGGTCCGCCAACGGAGTCCCGGACGCTTCGGAACCCACGGCCGCGGCGCCTGTTTCGCCCGACGCGCGGACGCGGGACCAAGGTTTCGTCAGGCCGCTGGTCTTCGACGACGCCGACAGCCGCTTCTGGCTGAAGGTCAGGGGAAACTGCGCCCTCGTGGACGAGTACTACAGGCACTATCCCAACGGCCGGCACATCTCCGAGTACTGGGAAAGACGACGCGAGTGCGCCGCCGCGCCGTAGCGTTCCCGACCCCTCACCCTCTCCACATCGTTCCAACCGTCCGGCGGGTCAGTGGAGGATCACCTCCAGCAGGTCCCGTGGCGCGCGGTCGACCATGACGGCGGCGGCCTCTTCGGTCTCCTCGGACACGGGGACGATCATGCACTTGCCGCTACGGCCGCCGTTGCCGTCCTGTCCGAACCGCCCCGCGTTGCCCTCGTAGCCGCCGGCGCCGAGTTCGGGCCTGTACGCGGAGGGGTCATTCGCGATGTAGGCGTCGACCTCCGGGATGTTCCCCGGCGCACCCGGCCTTCCGGGCGCACCGTCACGGCCACCGGTGCCGCCGCGTCCGCCGGCGCAGTCGAGCACGAACGCGGTCTCGAGTTCACGGGTAGCGAGTATCACCGTGATGTTCCCGCCCTCTCCGCCGTTGCCCCCGTTACCGCCGTCGCCACCGTCACCGCCGTCGCCGCCATCGCCGGAGAAGTAGCCGTTGCCCCCGGTCCCACCGCGACCGCCGTCACCCCCAGCGCCACCGTCACCGCCGTCGCCGCCCCGGCTGAGGATGGTGACGGGCGCACCGTGCAGACGGCGAGTGTAGTATGCGGGCGGCTTGCCGGGGGCGCGCACCTCGAACAGCACGAGACGTTCCGTGGCATCGAGCGTGCGTACCTCGCGGGCCACCACCCGGAGGTCCGGACCGTAGCCGCCATGCGTGCCGTGCTGGCCGAAACCGCCGCGTCCGCCGGACCTGCCGTCGCCGGCGCGCCCGAACGTGCGCCCGTTGTCGCGCCCGCGCGCCCCGTCGCGGCCGTCCCGTCCGGCGCTGCCGGCCCGTCCCGGCGTCCCCATGAAAGAGAGCACCTCCTGCTTCATGAGCGGGACGATGCTGAGGAAGTCGGGCGCGTACCGTTGCCGGATCGACAGGGGGGAGGCCTTGGGTGAACCACGGTAGTCCACCGAGACGATGAGCGAGCGGCCGATCAACGCCCTGGGCGCGGCGAAGCGCACCACATGGGTCTTGGGCTCGTAGACCCCGTTCACCACCCGAACGGCCAACCGGGCCGGGGGCAGCGGGTACGTGTTGTCGAGGTGCGACCCTCGGCCTTCACGGCCCAGGACCCAGGTCCTTCCGGCGGTATCCTTCACCCCAAGGTCAAGTCTGGCGCTTTCGCCCGGTATGATCGTCCGGACCCCGGCCAGCGGCCCGGCAAACTCCATGGACGCCACGTCATCGCGATCCGGCCCGCGCCAGATGGCCGGATCGTTATCGAAACGGAGAACCCTCGACGGACCGCCGCCGTACTCGATGGCCGCGCCGAACGGCTCTTCGCTGTCCGGAACCTCGGCGACCAGCGTCGTCCAGTCGTCGCCGGCACTGGCGAAATGGGTCAGCCCGAACGTGAGCCGCGAGCGCGGGATGGGGAAGCCGGCGTCGCCGGGGGCGAAGCTCCGCCCTGCGCGGTCGCGTGCGGTGATGTCGAGCCGGTACCGTTCGCCCGGGATGAGCGCGGTGCCCGCGGGGATCTCGTGCTCCTCGTCCCGCTGCTTCCAGAGAAGCCGGACGTGAAGTTCCGTCACGTCGCCCGGCTCCGGACCTTCGATGCGCGCGAAGTCGGGACGGTAACGCCGGACGGCGCGGATCTCCGGCGCGGCCGCCAGGGAGACGGCGATCTCGTAGCCGGTCTCCGGAACCCGCCGGCGGTCCGCGCTGAGGCGGACCTGTCCGGTTTCGCGGTCGTAGTCCCCCCCTTGGACGGCGACCAGGAAATCCTCGGCGTTTTCAAGGCGGCGCGCCATTCCCTCGCCGTCCGTGACGGTAACGTCACCGATGGACAGGGTGGTGCCCGGCACCACCAGCGCACCTTCCGGAAGGCCCGCGGGCAGGTGGAAGCTTAAAGCCGCCGGGGGAGGCTTGGTGACGGCGCAACCCGAAAGGAGCCAGAACGCCCACAGGCACAGCAAGGGAAGGAGTGCTTGCAGCCGGGCCCGGCGCGGCCGGGGAGAGAAGTTCGCGGGCGCCATCACGACGGATCGATGTGGCCTTGAACTCAACGACGCCGCGGGACGATCTCGTATTCGAGTTGGCCCACCGTCCAGTTGTCGCGGAGCGCCGCGCCGGCCTCTCCGGCGGGGCCGTTGACGCCCAGCACTTCGGAGAGCTCCACCACGTAGGCCTCCGGTCTGGAGATGACCAACAGGTCCTTGTGCCGTGAAGACAACTCTTCAAGCGCGGCGCTGTCCTCCGAGACCACGGCGATCAGCATGCCCCGGCCGACGGGCGGTATCGCCTGGACGCGCAACCCGGATTGTCTGCCCGGCAGGGCCACACGCTCGCCCGCGCGGATTCTCTTCGGCACGCCGGCCTGCACGCTCAAGCGATTCGGGAAGAGCTGGTACAGGCGTCCGGCCGTATCCACGTCCAGCAGCACCAGGGTCCCGGCCCGCTCGCTCTCCACGACCACTTCGATCTCGTCGCCGACGAGGACCATGGGACTGGGCCGGATCTCGATCCGGACGCGCCCCCGCCCGCCGGCGGCCCGCGCTTCTTCGGGCTCCGGCCGATGGGACCGGGGCCGCGCCAGCAGTTCCCTGACGAAGCTGGCGGTGGCGGACAAGCCCATGGCGTTCGCCGAGGCGAACACCGGCTCGTCGAGGCGCTCCGCCGAGGCGAAGAGCTGCGGCGTCAGCCCTCCCGCACAGTCGGCGACATGCCGTTGGCAATACGCGTTGGCCGCGTCCACGAGGTATCGGCGCAACTCCCGCACCGTCACCGTGCCGTCCATGTCCGCGTCGGCCTTGCCTCCGTCGACGCCCCTCAGGAACAACCGCGTAAAGACACTGCCCCGGTCGACGCTGCCGCCGGGCCATGCCGATACTTCCCGGGCCACCAGCGCCGGCTGGCCCACCCGCGACGCGGCCCATACCGTCACGCCCGGATGGATGGAGGCGAGAAACGACTCGCGCTCCCCCGCTCCCGCGGAAGGGCCGATGCTCTTGGTCGCGGCGACCCGGTCCGACGCTCCGTCCGGGAGTCGGGGAGACTTTACGTACATGGGTTCGCCCGGGCTTCCGGCCGCCGCGCCCGCGTGGCCGGAATCGAGCACGACGTGCACTCGACGTCCCGCGAGGCGGCCGAGCAGCGCCGCCATCTCGTCGTCCGTGATCGTGCCCGCGAGTTCCCCACGGCCGCCCAAGGCGGCGTCCGCCGGCACCAGCGTCTCGTCACGCCCGTCGGGTTCGTCGCCGCCGGAGTCGCGCTGCTGGGATCCGTGCCCGCTGAAGTAGAGAAAGACCTCGTCACCAGGCTTGGTGCCGTCCACCAGCCAGTCCTGGATCGCGCCCAGAATACGGCTCCGCGTGGCGTCGGCGTCCAGGAGCAGCCTGACGTCCTCGTAGTGGTACCCGAGTTGGCGGATCAGAAACGCCCGCATCTCCCGGGCGTCGTTCACCGGCGCCCCGAGCAGACCCGTGAGGTGCCGGTAGGCATCCACGCCGATCAACAGGGCGCGTTTCCCCGAGGCGCTCGGCGGCGTGACCACGCCGAGGTTCACGATCTCGACCCTGCGGTTGCGTGGGTCCTCGGGCGGGACTCCGCGGATGGGCAGGCTCTCCCCGAAACCCACCTCCACCAACCGCTCGGCGGCGATTCCGGTGGCGTCGACGATACGGCGCTTCACGGCGCGCGCCCGGCGCAGCGACAGGCTCCTGTTGTACTCCTCGCTCCCGGTGTTGTCGGTGTGCCCCTGGATGGAGAATGAACGGGACTGGAGAGATTCCGCGCCCAACGCCTTCACCAGCTCGGCCAACTGTGTTTGCGCGCTGGCGGTCAGGCGGTCGGAGTCGAACTCGAACTGGATCGCCGGCAAGGTGACCCGGAAACCCTTGGTGAGGCCCTGCGCAATCTCGCCGGAACGGACGATCTCACCCGCGTTCGCAACCCCCGCCGGCGTTGTCGCGCCGAGACCGCCGGCCGCGAGCAATGCCAAGAGCGCGACAGCGGCTCTCCAAAGGCAACGCACACGCCTGTCGAGCGTCATGCTCGTACCTCCTCGCCTGTTCGGTTCGAGGTACGACTCAGTCGATGGGCTCGTACCGCTTTACCACGGCGCGCGCGCCTTGGAGAGAGCGCGCGTGCGACTGGATGGCTTGGTGATCCTCGCTTTTGCGGTAGCGATCGATGTCCGCCTGGGTATCCCATTCCGAGTAGGAAATATATTCCCCCGGACTATCGATGCACTTGAGCAACTGCTCGGAGTTGCAACCTTGCTGCCCGGTCATGCGCGGTGCGCAATCCTCCTTCCAGATGCGTTCCGCATCCGCGGCCTGACCGGGGTCGACATTGACATGTATCAAACGCACAATAGACATTCCGAGTCCTCCTTCTCGCCCTTCACCGCCAGCTTGTTGATAACGGTTACCAGCATACTGACCCCACGGGAAATGGGCAACAGAAACCGCCACGGCGATGCGGCAACAAGCAGCGTTCTTGTATGTCACACGT
The DNA window shown above is from Deltaproteobacteria bacterium and carries:
- a CDS encoding caspase family protein, giving the protein MVSSPNISAFKLALIVAFALLWTGPVAASQRVALVIGNSAYMRIAALDSPVNDATLMSAALRRVGFDVIDGTNLTKEAMESAIIDFGRRLRGAGPHAQGLFYYSGHGVQSRGVNYLIPLDAPITQESHLAIKAVPAWWVLDQMDDAQNRLNLVVLDACRNNPFKVGTDKNPIGRGGLQVIDAPTGTLIAYAAAPGKVAYDGRGVNSIYSPFTQAFVEAMELPDLQVEDVLKRVRKTVRERTENRQQPWWASSLEGRFAFRVGSANGVPDASEPTAAAPVSPDARTRDQGFVRPLVFDDADSRFWLKVRGNCALVDEYYRHYPNGRHISEYWERRRECAAAP
- a CDS encoding caspase family protein; the encoded protein is MTLDRRVRCLWRAAVALLALLAAGGLGATTPAGVANAGEIVRSGEIAQGLTKGFRVTLPAIQFEFDSDRLTASAQTQLAELVKALGAESLQSRSFSIQGHTDNTGSEEYNRSLSLRRARAVKRRIVDATGIAAERLVEVGFGESLPIRGVPPEDPRNRRVEIVNLGVVTPPSASGKRALLIGVDAYRHLTGLLGAPVNDAREMRAFLIRQLGYHYEDVRLLLDADATRSRILGAIQDWLVDGTKPGDEVFLYFSGHGSQQRDSGGDEPDGRDETLVPADAALGGRGELAGTITDDEMAALLGRLAGRRVHVVLDSGHAGAAAGSPGEPMYVKSPRLPDGASDRVAATKSIGPSAGAGERESFLASIHPGVTVWAASRVGQPALVAREVSAWPGGSVDRGSVFTRLFLRGVDGGKADADMDGTVTVRELRRYLVDAANAYCQRHVADCAGGLTPQLFASAERLDEPVFASANAMGLSATASFVRELLARPRSHRPEPEEARAAGGRGRVRIEIRPSPMVLVGDEIEVVVESERAGTLVLLDVDTAGRLYQLFPNRLSVQAGVPKRIRAGERVALPGRQSGLRVQAIPPVGRGMLIAVVSEDSAALEELSSRHKDLLVISRPEAYVVELSEVLGVNGPAGEAGAALRDNWTVGQLEYEIVPRRR
- a CDS encoding antibiotic biosynthesis monooxygenase, whose amino-acid sequence is MTYKNAACCRIAVAVSVAHFPWGQYAGNRYQQAGGEGREGGLGMSIVRLIHVNVDPGQAADAERIWKEDCAPRMTGQQGCNSEQLLKCIDSPGEYISYSEWDTQADIDRYRKSEDHQAIQSHARSLQGARAVVKRYEPID